From a region of the Narcine bancroftii isolate sNarBan1 chromosome 5, sNarBan1.hap1, whole genome shotgun sequence genome:
- the LOC138765287 gene encoding circumsporozoite protein-like, with amino-acid sequence MTQVFARATEPASDRARERPSPRATEPASDRARERPSPRATEPASDRARERPSPRATEPASDRARERPSPRATEPASDRARERPSPRATEPASDRARERPSPRATEPASDRARERPSPRATEPASDRARERPSPRATEPASDRARERPSPRATEPASDRAREGLKGILCCT; translated from the coding sequence atgacccaagtttttgcgcgaGCGACCGAGCCCGCGAGCGACCGAGCCCGCGAGCGACCGAGCCCGCGAGCGACCGAGCCCGCGAGCGACCGAGCCCGCGAGCGACCGAGCCCGCGAGCGACCGAGCCCGCGAGCGACCGAGCCCGCGAGCGACCGAGCCCGCGAGCGACCGAGCCCGCGAGCGACCGAGCCCGCGAGCGACCGAGCCCGCGAGCGACCGAGCCCGCGAGCGACCGAGCCCGCGAGCGACCGAGCCCGCGAGCGACCGAGCCCGCGAGCGACCGAGCCCGCGAGCGACCGAGCCCGCGAGCGACCGAGCCCGCGAGCGACCGAGCCCGCGAGCGACCGAGCCCGCGAGCGACCGAGCCCGCGAGCGACCGAGCCCGCGAGCGACCGAGCCCGCGAGCGACCGAGCCCGCGAGCGACCGAGCCCGCGAGCGACCGAGCCCGCGAGCGACCGAGCCCGCGAGCGACCGAGCCCGCGAAGGGCTGAAGGGCATACTGTGCTGCACATAA